In Rhodamnia argentea isolate NSW1041297 chromosome 4, ASM2092103v1, whole genome shotgun sequence, the following proteins share a genomic window:
- the LOC125314837 gene encoding uncharacterized protein LOC125314837: MATGNEVVDVPADNINQSTISTLVVQLSGSSSALAAVSVHHGEKPEKFNGSNFKRWQQKMPFYLTTLNVARFLTEEAPKLSEGQTDKQAFNAVKAWKHSDFLCRNYVMNGLHDSLYNVYCAIKTAKELWESLDRKYKTEDAGAKKFAVDRFLEYKMVDSKTAEGMILSETFQVASIIEKLPPGWKDFKNYLKHKRKEMNLEELIVRLRIEEDNRGSERRGFNPTTAKANVVEHRHGPKNKKIAKPKLGPKGGVSKNKFQGKCFNCGKMDHRSVDCRFPKKKSYETNMVNDITQDVSDINLSAMVLK; the protein is encoded by the exons atggctACTGGAAACGAAGTTGTTGATGTGCCTGCCGACAACATCAACCAAAGCACTATCTCTACCTTAGTTGTCCAACTGTCCGGATCATCCTCTGCCCTCGCTGCGGTTTCTGTCCACCATGGTGAGAAACCCGAAAAGTTCAACGGATCGAACTTTAAAAGGTGGCAGCAAAAGATGCCGTTTTACTTAACGACCTTGAATGTTGCGAGATTCTTGACCGAGGAAGCTCCTAAGCTATCCGAGGGACAAACGGATAAGCAAGCCTTTAACGCCGTTAAGGCCTGGAAGCACTCTGACTTCCTATGTAGGAACTACGTCATGAACGGTTTACATGACTCGCTGTACAATGTCTATTGTGCAATAAAAACAGCAAAGGAGTTATGGGAATCCTTGGATCGAAAATATAAAACAGAGGATGCCGGAGCAAAGAAATTTGCTGTCGATCGATTCCTTGAATATAAGATGGTGGATTCTAAGACC GCTGAAGGCATGATCTTGAGTGAAACCTTCCAAGTAGCTTCTATTATTGAGAAGCTACCTCCTGGGTGGAAGGATTTCAAGAACTACCTCAAGCACAAGCGAAAGGAAATGAACCTAGAGGAGCTGATTGTTAGACTTCGAATCGAAGAAGATAACAGAGGTTCCGAACGCAGAGGGTTCAATCCTACTACGGCTAAAGCAAATGTTGTGGAACATAGGCATGGCcccaagaacaagaagattgcCAAGCCAAAGTTGGGACCAAaaggaggagtttccaagaacaagtttcaaggaaaatgcttcaaCTGTGGCAAGATGGATCATAGATCCGTGGATTGCAGATttccaaagaagaagagttATGAAACAAATATGGTGAATGACATCACTCAAGATGTGTCGGATATAAACCTCTCTGCAATGGTTTTGAAGTGA